A window of the Vallitalea okinawensis genome harbors these coding sequences:
- a CDS encoding CPBP family intramembrane glutamic endopeptidase, producing MITLDKKKVLLLVPPILSVSMICIFRLATERYGRTIGFMLGFCVYWFAFCLPTCLYIIGSTEELKRIYQGHVNNFDIKRLIYHIAAFIPCIATFCIIFYGLFLKVEFHVLGIALLFALVNGTIEELFWRGNYLKIFGNNFTLAYIYPSMFFGAWHIGLFFAKGIIYHGGLPALVGGALFMGLLWGIVSYRTRSIGTVTLAHIVTNFFAFTGLIYDNWYS from the coding sequence ATGATCACTTTAGATAAAAAGAAGGTTTTACTTTTGGTTCCACCAATTTTATCTGTGTCAATGATATGCATATTTCGGTTAGCAACAGAGAGATATGGGAGAACCATTGGATTTATGTTGGGATTTTGTGTTTATTGGTTTGCATTTTGTTTACCGACTTGCTTGTATATCATTGGAAGCACCGAAGAATTAAAAAGAATTTATCAGGGACATGTAAATAACTTTGATATAAAGAGATTGATATATCACATTGCGGCATTTATACCTTGTATAGCAACATTTTGTATTATATTTTATGGTCTATTCCTGAAGGTTGAATTTCATGTTTTAGGCATTGCACTTCTTTTTGCATTGGTTAATGGTACTATAGAGGAGTTGTTCTGGCGTGGAAACTATCTAAAAATATTTGGTAATAATTTTACTCTGGCATACATATATCCTTCAATGTTTTTTGGTGCTTGGCATATTGGCTTATTTTTTGCAAAGGGAATAATATATCATGGAGGATTACCAGCATTAGTTGGTGGAGCCTTATTTATGGGGCTATTATGGGGGATAGTTTCATATAGAACGAGGTCTATTGGTACAGTGACATTAGCACATATAGTAACCAACTTTTTTGCATTCACAGGTCTAATCTATGATAATTGGTATAGTTAA